One Apteryx mantelli isolate bAptMan1 chromosome 2, bAptMan1.hap1, whole genome shotgun sequence genomic window, acacctccaccttccccctcttccccccccccccaatctctcaCTCTTTACAAGTCATAAATACAGCTGTTGGCTTGTGAAAGAAGCTTTGATGCTTCTTTTCGAGGTTTAATTCACTACCCCATGCTTATTCTTCTCACTGACAAAGCACCCTAGCAGATAAATTTAAGTTTGTGAAGTTCTGAGACTTGTAAGTGCTAAAGGTTCAGCACATGTTGAATTCAGAGCTTTGGTGAATAAACAGTATGCTCAGCCTTAAAAGCACTGTTTTAGAGCTCTTTGAGATACTACATTAAAGGAGGGaagtttgttttgttaaaaaagtaTAACTTCAAGATGAattgctaaaaaaaattttttttcccacaatATTACTAATCAAGGAGGGAGTGGAAACAGTGAGATTGTTGTGTTCCAGAACTTTGTTACTTCCGTGATTACAGATTCTGTGTCTGTTGGCTTTAGTCAATATGTAACTTTAGTTTGGTGAAATGATAAATTTTATAGTCTGTTGAAAAGAAGCACTGAAAAAAGCCCAATGTTTGGAGGCAAGAATGTTAGTACTAGCCGATACTAAATTTTCTCAATACCACCATTTATAAGTTCCTGTCTTCACTTGCTAATAACTGTCAAATTGGCTAAAGatggggaggtttttttgtttttcccccgtCCATGCTGCCTTACTCAGATCaactttgttttgaaaatttaGGCCATTTGAGGTGAGGAGAGACTATACTTTacccattctttaaaaaaaaacaaaaaaaacccacttctttTAGCTGTCCTAGTAGTTTCCCAGGCTTTCCAAGGAAGATAATCCCTTGTCAAACACTGTGTCAGGATGTTCTTGTTAAAATCTGTCTGAGCTTGACAGACTTGGATATTTTTTTATGCGTGCTCACTGAGTATCAATTAAAAATCTCAGAAAGTACCTTCAACACCAAGCAAACTCCAATGTGGACTAAACAGGACTCCTTCTGCAGTAGCACCTATAGACTTCCATAGCTACTAGGACTGATAGAGGTATCCTGGGTCTTCTGTACTCATTGCTGGGTTGTAGGCAATGTCACAGGGGAGCCTGCCTGACCTAAATGCAAAGAACAGAACTGGAAAAGGCAGGGGGTCTGGAGCAGAGCTTGCACTGCAACATCAGATGAGAAATTGGGTGGTAAGGATAGCTGGATTGAGAGAAGTTGTACAAAAAGATTGCTGAATGAGTGGAGGGAAAGATGATGTCTGGCAAGGCCACAGACTGATTGCTCCATTTACCTGATGAGAAACTAGGAGGCAAAGACCCTCaggaaaaattactttttagATTATTATATAATGTCAAAATTCATCTCTTGGTACATTCATGGAACCAGGTTGCACAGACAACAGGTATTCTGGCACCTATGTACATTTTAGTGTTTGACTTGgcaaatgttcttttaaaaaaacttgcATGTGTTTTATTTAGAATGCTGGTGGTGCAGCCTTTATGGTTAAAGCTGTGCAATGCAACAAAATATTTGCCCTTAgttttttgcaatttctttagTCCATTTCCTGATACGAAATCTTCCCAGTTACTTCAGTGGGAGTTGAATTTAGCCTTTATTGTGAAAGGAACTCCATTAATATCAAAAGCAATGTGTCATTTGGAACAAAAGGTGAGGAACAGGGTTGGAGACATTAGACTGTTTCTGACAGTATATTCTATTTCCCAGGAGTGGAGCCACAATGCATGCTCTGGGAAGTGAGGGTAATGAATATATTTTAACAGAAGATAAAATGTATAGTGTTAGAAGCAAAGAGGTACATTATAAAATGTGGCAGTAGTCAATAAAAGCTGTGGTAGCTCTTGAGTATGTTGTTCATAGTATGAATGACAGATCTATGCAGTCTGGAACATTAACCAGTTGCTCTGGTACAGAACTGTAATTTTAATAGTAGAAACCTCTTCACTGATCTTGCAAAGACATCCAGATAGATATATCTGCCTTCTTCACTCAACTATTATTCTGTTCCCAAATTTctataaaagataaatatttccaaaatataATAAATGCCCCAAGGGGAGATGCATGGAGACCCACCAATAACTTGCGCCACAAGTTTACTTTGATGTCCAAATTCATACAATGCTGGGAGGCAGGAATAGCCAACCTGCTGCACAGGAATGGCAAGCAGATTCTGTTTATACAGATAAGAAGTGTTGCAGCCTGACCAGAGGCAGAAATGACAAATGACTAGCTGCCACAGCAGTTAGTTACACTGCGGTAAgttcccgcccccctcccccccccccccatacttcATGACAAATGGTCATGAGGATACTGATGACAAACTGGTGACAACTTTATTTCACCTCAGACTGCTTCTAAGTGAATTGACCAACATAAAGGAAGGGATTGAAATCAGAACAAGGATATAGGAGGCTCTCCTCTTATTGTGATTGCTACTTCTTTCAAGTTGATGAACTGCCCTGAAGCTCTGCCGATTGTTTAGCAGAGGAGGTAGCTTGCCTGTAAATACCTGGCCAAGCTGGAGTTTGCAGTGATCTTATAAGTGATACCCCAAAGGCAGTACTTCCTTTGACCAGAAGTCAATTTGAAGGAGCTCCAAGTGAGATTCTGAGACTGTCGTACTAAAAGTGATCTGTAACTTTCAAGAAAACCAGTGCCTAACTTCTGTCTGCAACAAGACTTAGATATTACTCTtacccatccccccccccccccttccctggccCAGTGTTCATTTTCATGTGTCTGTATCTTTCAGACTAAAACCTGTAGTCTCTGGTTCCCATATATGTGTGGCTTCACTTCTTAGATATTTGTGACATTGTGCCACCAGTCAGTTTCtcagagaaattttttttaactctatcCCTGACATGTCCCAATTAAGTAGTATGCAGCTAAAGTTAAtttgttcttcaaaaaaaaaaaaagaaaagaaaaaagtgggtAGTGTGCATCAGTGGTATTAAAgttatcagcttttttttttaacacttgtcCTTTGTAAGTTTCAGGAAATGCCTTTTGCAGTGTTGATTCTGCAGTTTCAGAGCAAGATTCTGCAATCATGGTCTTCTGTGATTTGCAAaagttgttggttgtttttttggtttttttttctttccttaaaaataaggCTAGGCCACACGGGTGTTTTGACTTGTGTTTAGTACTAATGAAAGTTAAATTGGGGGATTTTGACTGCCTTACCTAGAATATTTATTACTAAACTTTAGGTAAGTAACTTAAGCCATAGTGTGTCTTAATACAGTAAATTAGAAATTATATTTTGCACATGAGTAGCTGCTTTGAGGATCATGAAGTGCTTATTCATacattaacaaaacctttatctTACTAGAATAAAGGGAGTGGGGATATTGCTTTCTTCAGTGTGGGAGGAATACTAACTGTTATGTCCAAAATTACTTTTTGGTTTGCTGGAAAAGATAAATTGTTgggttctgtttcattttttttaaagggttggAGTCCACAGTTATTTGGCTTAGTATGTTGTAAAATAAtctttcatcttcattttttaGGTTGTGCTGTGTATTTCTGTTGATGTATCTAAGGACTACGAACTGGTGGAGAATGTTCTAAAACAGGTAAGGAAGTAACTGATTTATCTGGGTTTCTTAAGAAGCTTAACTGTGTGCAATGTATTTCTGATGGAAATAATGTCTTATAATGATACTTGTAGCTATGATTTTTGTGCTATAGGAAGATTCTTGCTAATGAATATCTTAACCTGTTCCCTGTTCCAGGCTCAAGAGAAGCTGGGGCCAGTTGACCTGCTTGTAAACTGTGCAGGAACATCAGTTACAGGAAAATTTGAGGACATTGAAGTGAATTCTTTTGAAGTAAGTGAACATACTTTATTGtatgaatgatttttttattcaactgttccaacaATTAGACCACATTCATGTGCCTTTACAGACTTTGTATGAATAGTTATACCCTTGATTTGTGATAGGTTCTAGTTCAGAAATCTATCTTTAAATTTGCAAGGGTTGTAATTGTTTTTTCACATAACTATTGGTCCACTGATAAGTTAGAATAGTGAATTCTCCATTTGGTACAGGGTGAGTCCTCAAGATGGCAAAAGAGCCTGACATGTTTTTTTGTAACCTAATACACTGTGGAAGGCACTGAATTTCagtcttgtttttttccctctgttgaacatgtttttttcatactttttacCTGTTTCAGAAAAATCTGACTGTTGTCAGTGTTCAACTCTGAGGTGCCCAAAATGTTTGTAGTTTGAAGCACCTTGAGAAGTTGTTGCTGTGATGGAGTgacagagacaccccccccccccccaaaaaaaaaagttttagttaccttattgatttttttcccccacacacacacatggatgGTACAACCTACTGGTTGTGTTTTAGACCTTCTAGAGAATGAAATTAAAGACTTCCCTTTATCCTGTCAAAGATTAAAATCTCTAAAATGTGTAAATACataggtgttttttttgtttcctgttttagaaaggtttttaaactttcatttcagtattttcataAATCATGCATAAATGGATTGCTTCCTGGACACCATTTAAGCCAGATTCTTcctaaaatatgtttcttttttccatgaaGGCCATTGTTTCACAGTATTATCAGTATCCTAAATGCTATTAAGACTTGtttgagtggattttttttggcTTGAGGTGAGATTCTTAGCTATAAACAGTTTGTGAAGCCATAGATTAGAAAGCAATTGTTCTTCTTTGCTAGCTGATGGAACTACAAACCTGGTTAAGCTTATTATTAAAGCAGACTGAAATGTTCTTTGAGAAATGATACCAAACATCTGAAGGCTTCTGAATCTGTATAGCTCAAATACCATATTAATATCATTTGTACAGAGATTAATGGGAGTCAATTATCTGGGTAGTGTTTACCCAAGTCGTGCGGTAATTGCTACCATGAAGGAACGACGGATGGGAAGGATTGTGTTTGTATCATCTCAGGCTGGGCAATTGGGCCTATTTGGTTATACGGCTTATTCTCCAACAAAGTTTGCTCTTCGAGGACTGGCTGAAGCCCTGCAAATGGAGGTATGTGTGCAATGATATAAgcgtttttccttttaaacaaaatattgctCCGGATGGGGTTGCAGAAAGTAAGCTGATTTCAGTTGCATAAGAAATAGGTTCAGTTTGTTCTTAAAACTAAAGATCACCATGTgtgcaaacttttctttttttaaaaactaaaaggaCTTAGATTTTAAGTCTCCTGAGTGAAAAGTCTATCTCAAAGTTCTATTATGAGAGCAGAATGGTATTTGAAGGCTCCATGAATGTATGAGCAGGCACTACTAAAGTCAGTGATTCCTAAGCTGTTTGAGGCCATGGTAAATGCTTTGTGAAGCTTATGAAACAGTAAACTTTTCAAACTTAAACTTAATGATCGTCCACAAAAAAAATCGGTTGAcagtggttctttttttttttttttaagtttggtagatgtgaactttttatttttcaatgatCTAAGCCTATGTTCAGCTCATGACCAaagaaaaacaaccttttttttttttccccactgttcgATGGAGCAAGATTGGTAAGTACATCATTGTAGTAAGACAGGTAAAATTGATATGAAAGACTTCAGCTCTTGTTCTTCTGTTAAGTGCATGTATTTTGGCTGTCCAGAGTGTATTTATTAAGTGTTCTTGTTTGATTCTACACGCTTGCACAGTCGTCATTTTTACTGGTTTCTGTTCAGTGTAGTTTTACGCCTTGATCAGGATAAGAATGTGGGGTAAAGCTGCCTCTAAACTGCTCTGGGCTGCTAAATAGAACCATGTGACTGAAGGGTCTTTCTTCAGACACCTTGAATATAAAGCTGGTGACAGGTATTTTTTGTGAAGATTGaattcttcaaaattaaaaatagggAGTTCATGGGCCTATGGTGGTGTGGCATTTCTGTAAGTATTTTCCTATAGAATGTTTTGTAATATAAGTAAAAAATGTTTAGGGCTTTATAACACTTTGATTTATCTTAACTCTTTGAATACCTTCATTAAAAGCTTGTTTACTTGCACTGCAGTACAAATTTGTATTGTAGTTTTTCTGTAGTAGTTCCATGAGTGGTGCACTTCTATGACAAATATGTACAAATACATAACTAAATGCAATCCTTACCTGGAGACTTTCCCTTTTCTCACAttttttactgactttttttttgtttactgagATTTTGACCACTTCCAAGTTTATTTCATGGGTTCAAAAGCCTAGTGACTTCAGTATACCTCTTAAAGATACCAGACTTGAGTtttatatttttgtcatttttttcatatttgtccAGCAGTGAAAATATATTGGcacaagcaacaacaaaaatgcatGCTAATCAGCCTCAGTGAAACCCTTGTTGGCCTTGACTTTATGAAAGTTGGGTTCTGGTGTTCAGCaatggtttggtttttgtttaaaACTGAAATCTCTAAAATTATAGAGCTAAACTCTTTTTATATTCCTCCTAAATGTCttaaaaagcatttgaaattaTCAAATAATTTATGTCAAATACAAAGCTTTTACAGagattttattaaacaaaaaaacacagctggCTCTGTAATTCTTTGCTGTTTTGCTTCCTCATTAGACGTAACTCCAGTCTTTCAAGTGCTGAATGTAAGGGTGACTTAAAGCTACAAGCAGTTAAACTCATGCTTGCTATATTTCATCAATACAAGGGAAATTAACAAACTTATGTTGACAATGCTTACAGGTCCCTTATTGAGATAACGTTTACTTCTGTAAAAATACAGGTAAAACCATATAATATCTACGTAACAGTGGCCTATCCTCCAGATACTGACACACCTGGCTTTGCAGAAGAAAGTAAAACAAAGGTAAATTAACTCTTAAATGATACTGTAATGTTTCTAGAGCTTTGCTTCATAGTAAGCAATGCATTTCAGATTTCATTCATTTCTGTACTACTTCTGAAGTTAGTGCACATCAAGATTTTAAGAAATACTTGAATTGTATCAACTTGACTATTCAGAATTAAATAGCTTGTGAGATAATTTTGTGTAGTTTATTGTTATGGCTTTAAATGGAATAATTGCTTACCTTTACTTGAAATGCATTGTAAAGTCTCTGTACGCTGTCTAAATATTGCTATGGAATAGTAAACTTTAAAAACACTACAATTTGTTTTGGTATAAAAGCTTAATAAGCCAAAATTATCCTTGTCTTACCTCTTAATAAAATACTGTTGTTTTGATAGTTGTGACAGATCAAAATGAACCTCAGTTCCTTCAGCAAACTGCAAACCAACCCTTCTGTGTAAATATACCCAATGACAATGGCGAGTATTAAATTGTGTCCAGTATTAAAGTAGGATGGAAACTCTCTTGCATTGTGTTTGTAGTGCAGATGACAGTATGGCTTTTCAGAAAGGTGTGTTGGCAGTAGGCCTTTTTCTTGTGACTCGACTTAAAAATTAATGCTTTGACCTTTAAAATTTATTTGCCTCTTATGTGACATGTCCAAACACAAAGTGTAAATCAAAAAAGGGTGGGGGAGGTGCATACTCGGGCACCCTGTTCAAAATGAAGTCTCATTTAACAAGAGAAAATGTATCTACTCTTTGCATACTGTGAGCTATAAATCTCATATCTAAGTAGATCAACCTTTTATAGATGACCTCTCTAACATTGTATGTTATAGGAAGTTCAGTTTGCGGTTCAATTCCATTTTCTTTCACCCTTTGTATAGGAACAGCAGGGACTGTATAACACAATTCTTACTTCATTTCTTTCAGATAATTATTCTATATTAAATATATCCTCCCACACACCCACATAAAGTGCCAGAATTAGATATCTGCAGATATTTGTATAGTTTGCACCTTCTTCAGGATTTATGTTCTCTTCATAATAGTCTATTTCATGGAAATAGTCACCAGCAAAATGCACTGTTAATCTAAgattactctttttttaaaagaacagatcCAATAAGATTTTGCTTatctgtttttttggtttgtttttttaaaaaaaagcttttaagtaTAGCTTTAGGCTTTGTTTTAGCACACATGAAGTCTTCAGGTGATTTGTTCCTAGCTTGATAGTTGACTAGTGCACCTCAAATCTCTGCATTATTGTGTTGCTCTAACATTATTGTTACGTATACTCAATGCTACTTAGTTTAGAATGTCCGTTATTGTGATTTGCATCTCTTTAGGATTGACTGTTTTCTCTGTACCCATTGCTTACGTTCAGTTTAAGACCTGGAAGAGACAGGGATTTTCtggtgggttccccccccccccattgttcTTCAGATAGATCTGTTCCTTAATACTAAAATTGGAGTGTGTATGTTGGGTGTGGGGGGAAAATGTCAGGTACCAGGGTACATCTTTCTCATGTTTGTTACACCTTTCTCTTCAAGATAATTGCTAGACAAACAGTGCTTTGGCTAGCTGACTAGCCCCATCACGTGTTTAATGGATGAGTTTTGCTTGCTTTGTCCTCAACATGTCGTTAACTTTAGTCTGTCTCTCCTGAACACCTGCTGATTTTCATAAACCTTATAGTATAACTGCCTTTGAAATCTCTATACCTCTTTCAGATTTGGTTGATATTGGCAGGTGGGATCAAAAGTACTTAGGGGTAATGAGATGCAGTTCTGATGTCATAAGCCATATCTCTGGAGGAAAACATAAAAGGTGTTTGTGATTTCCTCTGACAAAgtcgctgattttttttttttttttgcttaaaacacaaatattaaaaaagaacaatttttcaGTTAGCTTTGTCAGTGTCAGTTTTTAAGAAAAGGATTGATCTCCTCAGAGCTGTTCATGAATGTTAAACTACTCCCATTGTTTGACTAGGCTTGAATGTTCAAGTTAAACTTTTATCAAATTTAACTGAATTAGCCATTACAACATGTTGACTTGCTCTTTTTTAATTTAGTATTTTGCTCTATCAACAGAACCATCTATCTTAATATATTAAACAGTTAAACAGGTTGCCATGCATTTAGTTCCATCAtcatttaatttcttaaaaagaaCATGAATGACAAACTTGCttctaaaatactttaaaacatatttttgtgtttgttcttGTACCAGACCAgacttttgtttttgtaaaaggtATTATGGTTGCTAAAATGACTGCCATAATTGCTTTCTGCTAATGAGGTAAAATGGCATAAATACTATAAAACACGAAGTAGTAAAATACAAAGAGGGATTGTGGTGGATGCTGGCATATGGaatttgagaaataaaaaaacaaacaaaaaaaaacctatgtATGACTTTGTTTTGTAGGAGCTTAAAATGTTTTAGGCCTATCTTGTTCTTCCTTTCTAGCACAAATCACAAATGAACACACCTCCTCATGTGTTGAAGACATAGTTTAAACATTTTGATAGTTTatgttgaaaataaaatacttgtgggggggaaaaaaaaagctttttaatattttattagtaATAAactataagaaaaaaatactacTACTCAAACCAAAGTTGGCAGTTCCCTTCATGAAATTAAACTATTTATGAAGAtgctttcaccttttttttaaaagtagattttttttttagctggcaGTATGATACCACTTGCTAACACCAATGATGGTGTCATCCATGACAAAAGATACAAAACAAAATTTGATCtcaatattttttcctgtgttgtttgtCAAACTTATACTCTTTTTTCTACTAAAGCCCTTAGAGACGAAGCTAATTTCTGAAACCTCATCTGTTTGCCAAGCAGAACAAGTGGCCAGAGTTATAGTCAAAGATGCCATAGTAAGTAAATTATCTTTTTAAAGTAAGACCTTTGTAGGAGAGACTAGGATTACACATAATGcctgtttaaaaatataagagAATGACTTAAGCTAAATACAAAATCACTTATCTTACCTGAAACAGTGTTCTTTGTTGGTTAGTTTGGAAGggaagtattttctttgttctcttcttgCCACCATGCCCACAAATGATTTTATACAATTTCTTGGAACTAAAAAGTGTCTGAAGTTGTGCATTAGACAAAACAAGGTGATGCAGCAGTATGATGTCATGTCTCAAAGACAAGTTAGACTTTCTTTAAAGCATTAAACTCTATTGACTTTTTAATGCCTCAAATGGCATTTGTCTAACCTCAGAGCTTCCTTAACTTTCTTATTTATCTTGAACCTGAgttaattttgaaataattttacaaTAAATGAAGGCAATATAGCCTTTTTTGGCTTTTAGCATCTGATTTTTGAgtgattaaaatacataaaatcctGCCCTTAATAGTTAAGGGAATGTTGCCTTTCTGAGTTTTCCTTATGATTTGTGCTATGGAAAGCTtgcattttttaagaaaatgagaagaaatgggCACCAAGGACACTGTTTTGTTTGGTTATAGGCAACTCAGAATTGAAACATATGAAATCTCATTTCCTTAAAAGCCTAGAAGTTGAATCCTAaaaactgtaattatttttacACTTCAACGTGACCTACCTCTGCAGCAGGTGTTTGTGTGCTGTATTTGTAAAAAGTATTACAAAAACTTCACAATGTCTTTTTTGGGGTGGTGAGTTTTAATATCCAGTACAGCCTCACACAGCATTCTGTGTTGGTGTTTACGGGAAACCAATCTCATCCCTCCAGCACTGGTGGCAGGTATGGTTTCCCTGCACTCAAGCCATCAGTTGAGATACTAAAAGACAAGTTAAatgtagctctgtgctgtgggaACTCACAGTCCTTTCAGGTGTGCTTGGGGAAATAACCAAATTTCATATCCTCTGCTATGCATAGATTCATTCCAAACCCTGATTCAGGAACATCATCTTCTCCTTTCACTTCTCCATTCCATGGATCTAGTCCCACGTGTTCCAGAAAGTCTTCTCCTTGCATGAGGTCTGCTAGAAACAAATGGAAGAAGTCTGAGAGTTGGAGCTATAGAGCTGCCATTTCCTTATgatcagtccaaaaaaaaaaaattgctttttttttttttggtgtcttcctctcctttttctcctgccAGCTGAATTGCTTAGCAAGCTATGTGTGTTTTGCAGTTTTGAGGAGAGCAAATTAAAATCATTGGCATAGATGAAAGCATACCTAGCATTTCAAATaaccaaaagaggaaaaaaaaaaccctcctcctgTATTGGCAAACTAATCCTAAACAAAAGGCAAGCAGCATTTTATTCTTCAGTTACAGTAGTAATGAGTGCTCTGACAGGATATAATCCATCTCTGCActttgttctccctgtttgtaaatatatttttctccacCTGTAAGCATGTTTCAAGAAGGAATTTAGTCTTTTCTCTATCTCAAAGAAATCTGCAGTAGTTTAGCACACTTCTCTAAAGAGAAGtccattttttaattgaatttcttTTGGTATCGGTGTTGCTGCATagcacagaatattttttaattttctgattttaattgtattaatattttttttttacatataaatatttcttcttacTGACTTAAGTCAACTAAGATCAGTGAGAGTAATGTTAAAATAAGCCACATTGTGATTTGCCCCAACTGagtaaataacttttttcttaattacTGTTTTTCTCCTATCCAGCAAGGGAACTTTAATAGCTCAGTTGGATCAGATGGTTACATGCTATCAATATTGACCAGTGGAATGTCACCAGTCACTTCTATTACTGAAGGTCTTCAGCAGGTAATTTTGGGAAGGCCATATAATCACAGTTTTATAATCTAAAACActtgaaaatgtaaaatgttatGCAACATTGATTATTTTTCCATCAAATGGTTCTTGATAGGGTGGAGATGGGTTTAGGAGACTGAACTAATATTTTCAAGCTGAAGCAGCAAGTTGGCAGGAAAGCTAAGACTAGTACCTGCTACTCAGTCCCGAACTGTTAAACAGTGGTTTGATGGTTTTCATGAGTTTGTTCTTTCTGAGGTTAAATTGCATACCTACCtgaaacttattttttatttcatgggTAAATAATATGCTACAATCACAGGATGTTAAATGAatttctctctgtttccaggttgTTTGCATGGGCATTTTTCGCATCATTGGCCTATTTTACCTAGGAAGTTTTGACAGCATAGTTCGTCGCTGCATGATGCAAAGGGAAAAGTCTGAAAGTGCAGATAAAACTGAATAATCTTTATTGTTAAATGCAAAGAAGAATGTTAAACAGTCCTGGACAGCCTGCTGCTGAAGTGGGACTCTCCTGAAGGCTTTAGATTGAAAGTATTTGGATATATGACAGATGAGTCCCCTCAAAAgcaaagaatgaaaatgaaagtaCAATTCCAGAAAATGCCAAACTATGCAAAAGTGTGAGTGAGGATTAGCTTTTTTTGTGATTTTGAGTTGGAGAAAATTTTGGGAACTTCTTTTAAATGATCTGCAGAGGAGAGTTTCAGAATGGACTATGTGTGGTAATTCTGGACAAATGCTTAAGTTTTCTTACATTGGTGCTTACAGACAAAATAAGTAACATGATTTTCTGGGCTGAAGTAGATTGAAGTCCCTTCAACAAGTTGGTACTTGTTGCTAACATCTTGGGACTGTTTTTAATTTAGAATGTTAACTTTTTCTTTGGCAAATCTACAGATTCTTCTGTCCATGACGACTTTCCTTATTCTATTCAACATGCAAGTATGGAAACCTTAAGATGGCAGATATATTTGTATGATCTAAGCCTTCTCAGTCTGGGAGTAATTAAGAAGTATGCATTAATGTATACATACTTTCTAAAGGGAGATGAAGAACCCATTCCCACAGAGAAATGCTAGGAGATGTGACTGAGTCTGTAGCTCTTCTGGCCTTTGAAGTATATTGTGAACAGAAAAATCAAACCAGTATCACAAGTGTTTTATGACTTTCAACGTTTTAAGCCATTGAAATTAGTGTATAACTTTTTCAGATACTTACTATTTTCTTACCTGCCAATTTTTGTTCTGGAAAGGAAAGTAGCATTACG contains:
- the KDSR gene encoding 3-ketodihydrosphingosine reductase — translated: MLLLAVAFIVAFVLLLYMVSPLISPKPLKLPGAHVVVTGGSSGIGKCIAIECYKQGAFITLIARDENKLLQTKKEIEKYSVNDKQVVLCISVDVSKDYELVENVLKQAQEKLGPVDLLVNCAGTSVTGKFEDIEVNSFERLMGVNYLGSVYPSRAVIATMKERRMGRIVFVSSQAGQLGLFGYTAYSPTKFALRGLAEALQMEVKPYNIYVTVAYPPDTDTPGFAEESKTKPLETKLISETSSVCQAEQVARVIVKDAIQGNFNSSVGSDGYMLSILTSGMSPVTSITEGLQQVVCMGIFRIIGLFYLGSFDSIVRRCMMQREKSESADKTE